From the Lactuca sativa cultivar Salinas chromosome 9, Lsat_Salinas_v11, whole genome shotgun sequence genome, the window tttaatgaaaataaaCTTTATCAAAAATGCATTTGAATTTATagtattacttaaaataaaacacatagcaTTAACattttaattgaaattatttgaaaTATATCTAGAAGATTTCCATCGTAGTCACTATGATATTTTATTGCTCATGTTAAATATGTTACGATGAAAAAAATGTTATACAATGGTATTTTATGAGATTTTTTACTACAGTGATtatataaaaagtaaaaaaaaaatgaaaaaatgaaaaaaaaaaagatgaacaaCTTTCAATGTgtgatttgatattttttttataatatgagACCTAAACATATTAATTAATCTctattcaaataaataaatagttttaatcttcttttgtcaagtgtcactctaatacaactttttattaatattatgtcatgtgttATGTAAATATATTAGGCAAtgcatttcaaaattcaaatttacattttctaattatatgttaattttgaagttataataactttaaaaatttgatatatctcttaattaataatttatttaaaatgacttatttaaaataagagattaataattataattatttattataaaattttaattaattttataaccgtggttaccACGAGTTATAAACTAATGTAATAAATATACCTCATTCTTATATTATTAcacaaatttattttatttattgagATTGCAAGACCTATACATTGCAAGACCTatgaaatttgattttattaatcGTCAGATAATTCAAATATAGAAGTATTACAATTATTGTATAGTGTAGATGGAGGAATATAAGAATTCAGTCAAGCAACATAAATGGTTTTCCATCCAACTCACCGTGTCGAATTGTAATAACGCCAAAGCAGCAAAATAATAGACATTAGATACGTTCCTTGTAAATCAACATTCAACGGGATGTCATGTTACATATTACATGTGTTGTAAACATTCAAAATGGTTGAGAGAAGACTTTAGGTGTGACCGGGATGGAGGATGGGTGTCCAGGAAATTCGAGAATCCAGATGGTTTGAAAAGATGTTGATTAAACACTATTTTTAATGAGCATTATGATTAAACAGATTAAGGGGTGATTGTTGGATTAATCgacttataagaaaaaaaaaatattttaggaTTTGGTTATGTCTAATTCAAATAAGGGAATTTTAGAAAATTTTGATTACCTTAGTATAAGTGGAATTTTTCCTAGATTCGGTATTAGAATAAGATTCTATTtgttttagtgtgtgtgtgtgtatatatatatatatatatatatatatatatatatatatatatatatatatatatatatatatatatatatatatgtcaaattCCATTTTTGTTTATCCAATAACAGCACAATAAGTTTATTTCTTTTTGTGTGCTTTGTACGTGCATGTTcacaagaagaagaaaggaattAATCTGTGCAATTCGTCCTCTTCTTATTTCTTTTATCTTGGTTCGCAAGTTTTAATCATAACCTTTTGTTTAAATATTCCCCATGTTTCATATATGCGGACAAATTTGGCTGTCGGAAATATTGGGTCAAGTAGTGTCATAGTCATTATTTTACTTTCATCGACTAGTAAATAACAAAATTTGTTTTGAGAATTTTAGAGATTGTATATTAAGTTAACGTAAAAACACTTGtatattgatttttttatatagttacatatatgaaaggaaacatagGAGTACATGAAAAACCAAATGCACAATGGTGCTTATTGTAATTGTAACCGTAACTCCGACCTTATTTTTCTAGTGTCAAAATGAAGAAACCAGATACGatcttaaaatatataaaataaatatatatgagTAGCACATTTAGAAGACGAAACGAAAAGAACCATTTAACATTTGTTTCCATCAAACACAAGCATGCATGATGTGTCATATATCATGTTTTCGGCTGAAGAATGACACCCAAAGAGTCCACGTAAAGCCCACACCTTCCATAAAATCCGGAAAACTTACCATTTGTGACCCCAAACGAGAAATCAGTCCCAGGGTTTGTGCCGTATGGCCCATAAGTGTAGTTGTTGGTCTCGAAAGACAATGACGTAATCACTGTTAAGTTGTTAATAAATCCAACACGTCCACTAATCCCGATGAGGAACTCACCATCAGCGAAGGTGATCTAAAGCCGAAATATAAATATCATGATTGATATACTAATTATAAATAAGAACTTAAGTTCGATACTGACGTGTATATGTTACACATGAAATCAAAGCTTACCGTATTAGATGAGCCACCATCGCCACCGAAGTGTTGAGAAGTAAGCGTAAAGCCATACTGATCCTTGTAAGCGAAGCGGATGGAATTTACAACGTCTCCACTACTAATAGTTAACTCTGCAAGACTACCACCATCTGGTATTAAGAATTGCCAGATGTTTTCTCCACCTTTACCTCCCCAAGGTGTACCCCATACGTATGTGGCACTGGTTGCCTGCATATGGATCCAAAATAAAATATTACTAAAAGAGTTGAAAGAATTTTAGCAATTAAGAAACAATGTAAACCTAACATActcaaatataaaaaacaaactcTCAGAATATGGTGAAAGTATGTACCATTTTGCTTTGTGTGTATTTCAGATAAGTTGGACGATGTTCCTTATGAAACTCTGAAGTTGTTCATCTAGCCTATATATATCTAAAATATTTCATGAGATCCATGTCTAAAACATTTCATGAGATCCACGTTTTCCAAGGATTTATCTATATACACGACAATATTCCAACTTAACGATGAAATGATTGATCTGTATATAGAATTTTCAATAAGTGATTGATTATGTTTACACCCTTAAATTCAAGAAACCATTTACATATATAAGATACACTTTTATTTCTAGCCCTTCTAGTTATGTATGTATTTAAAAATGTaccttttagttttcaaaaatttATGTCATACCcttattattttattgtattAACATAATATAAACTCTTTGTATGTATTATTGACTTGTTTTGTCTAATTATAAATAATGTGTCAAacacaaattatttatttttatgtctTGTGTTTTGACAATTTACTTTTCAGTCTTAAATACTATTTCATTTTATTGatcaaaaacttattttttttgtatgttcttatATAAGTTATGATACACTTACAACTTACAAGTGTCAAGAACCATATGTGAATAAATGAACAAACATAAATATTCAAATCAAGAAGCACACATAATAAAGTATAATTCCTTTTTAACAACTGTCAGATAACATAAATCTTAGAATATTACAATTACAATGTTGGGAATTTGAAGGAATATAAACATCCTTTCAAACATTATACATTGTTTTCCATCTCAGGTCTTGTTTTCTATCAGTGTGATGCACGGGAATTCATTTGGAATTTCTTTCATAAGTGAATATGAATTATATATTATTTGCTCTTGGTTGAAGTATTAGCTAGCTATGCATCGTGTTTTATTAATTGTTATGTCTACTAATATGCTAAACGTCATAAACTATAAATTGGTCGGTTGTTATAGATATAGACAAACATATATGAAAATAAACGAATATAAATAgaaatgaatatctaaattaaCAACCATAGGGAAATAAATGAACATTAACATCCAAATCAataactgatatatatatatatatatatatatatatatatatatatatatatatatatatatatatatatatatatatatatatatatatatatatatatatatatatatatatatatatatatatatatatatatatatatatatatataatgtgattAGAAACAAGTTAGGAAAGCGATATATTGGTTGGTCATTAAAAATATAAACTTAAAGCAATAAAATATATCGTTAAAATTTAGTGAAAATAAACTTTATCGaaaatgtatttaaaattatagtaatacttaaaataaaacacagAGCATTAACatattgaaattattttaaatatatctaGAAGATTTCCATCGTAGTCACTGTCAGATTTTATTACTCGTGTTAAATATGTTACCATGAAAAAAATGTTATACAATTATATTTTATGAGACTTTTTACTATAGTgataaaataaaaagtaaaaaaagaTGAATAACTTTCAATGTATGATGTGATATTTTTTTATAATGTGAAATAAATGAGATATAaacatattaattaatttatattttaataaatgaatagttttaatctttTTTTGTCAAATGTCACTTTAATACAACTCTttattaatattatgtcatgtgtcatgtagatatattaggcaaatcatttcaaaattcaaatttacattttctaattatatgttaatgtgaagttataataactttaaattttaatataactcttaattaataatttatttaaaatgtcttatttaaaataactgattaataattataaatttttattatgaaagtttagTTAATTTTATAATTGTGGTTCTCGCGGGTTATAAACTAATGTAATTAATGTACCTCATTCTTATATTATTAcacaaatatattttatttattgagATTGCAAGACCTATACATTGCAAGACCTATGCATAATAAAGTAGAAATTTTATTGTATTAATCGTCAGATAATTCAATTATACAAGTATTACAATTATGGTATAGTGTAGATGGAGGAATATAAGAATTCAGTCAAGCAACATAAATGGTTTTTCATCCAACTGACCATGTTGAATTTTAGTAACGTCAAGGCAACAAAACAATATACATTAGATATGTTCCCTGTACATCAACATTCACATAATGAGCACCTTGAATTATATCGATAACAATAACTCCATGATTTGAGATGCATTGAGGCCCAAGCCAAAGTGGAAAACATGTTGACGAACCATCTTTGCTTAGAAAATGAATAATTATGGCGTACCTGTTAGCGATGAAAAACTCAATGTACAACGTAATCAGCCAACGGTCTCTTAGAGCAAAACATGATCAAAAGAAATTCAGTGAGTGACTTATGATGTTTAAATCATTATTATAAATCAGAGCGAACTCGTCGCAGTGCCCTGACAACTTATTGTGTAAATCTGATCGAATTTGACACTAATCATCTTGACTATAACCGAGAGACTTAACTATTGTATGAAATCAACAAAATTCACGTTTTGGATATTTGTGTCGTATGTAAACATTTGTTTTTgctatttttaacattttatggc encodes:
- the LOC111921190 gene encoding protein GOS9 is translated as MATSATYVWGTPWGGKGGENIWQFLIPDGGSLAELTISSGDVVNSIRFAYKDQYGFTLTSQHFGGDGGSSNTITFADGEFLIGISGRVGFINNLTVITSLSFETNNYTYGPYGTNPGTDFSFGVTNGKFSGFYGRCGLYVDSLGVILQPKT